In Naumovozyma castellii chromosome 1, complete genome, one DNA window encodes the following:
- the NCAS0A11200 gene encoding transcription regulator CYC8 (ancestral locus Anc_3.367), with protein sequence MTTTTQNLQPKLQQGPVAAQGTPATAAATATTPSTTVQPIQQVPQQPLDPVAQATAETWLSIASLAETVGDADRAAMAYDATLQFNPQSTKALTSLAHLYRSRDMFQRAAELYERALSINPELSDVWATLGHCYLMLDDLQRAYNSYQQALYHLSNPNVPKLWHGIGILYDRYGSLDYAEEAFAKVLELDPQFEKANEIYFRLGIIYKHQGKWTQALECFRYILNQPPAPLQEWDIWFQLGSVLESMNEWQGAREAYEHVLLQNENHAKVLQQLGCLYGMNNVSFYDPQKALNYLLKSLEVDPNDSTTWYHLGRVHMIRNDYTAAYDAFQQAVNRDSRNPIFWCSIGVLYYQISQYRDALDAYTRAIRLNPYISEVWYDLGTLYETCNNQLNDALDAYKQAARLDPENVHIRKRLESLTQQLSNPNQQQQQQQQQQQQSSSSSTANDNKLENANQQGIQNRQGMQGQSEFPANINNNENGINPPPVMLQPTLQQNDQGNPLNVRPSLPNQNTNTGVYPNGLLAQQAQVQQQLQLQQLQQQQGQNLVAQQQQQQQQLSPQQYPGPTMLSPQTQQTAMNMQQMSNSPPLLSQSAILQREQQIQQQQQQQQQQQQLQIQQQQELLEQQQKIQQQQQQQQQQQQQQQQQEQNAQMESSILPQKRSMEGNIHTLVDAAVSSASEPASSIPIPTQPPAGAIATTTVPQNINTSPSQPATVLTPTTAPATITENIQTNSEEPQAKKPKVASPPPPPEEPQPSEAAPTTTPAKQDNVTSPPPQEKEPTPPPPAAPAPVETVTTVSEPATEPEHTLPDGKETDVSPTKQDSLTDDHHNEILNSTSEVDIVIKPSAEAMEKVQEETRIREEEERERLEANNVENADKKNATDGKDEKTEQIKENIVRQVEEDENYDD encoded by the coding sequence ATGACAACTACTACACAAAACTTGCAACCCAAACTACAACAGGGTCCCGTCGCTGCACAAGGTACCCCCGCCACCGCCGCCGCCACGGCAACAACCCCCTCCACAACTGTACAACCTATCCAACAGGTCCCTCAACAACCTCTAGATCCAGTGGCACAAGCCACTGCGGAAACTTGGCTCTCCATTGCCTCATTGGCAGAGACCGTAGGTGATGCAGATCGTGCGGCAATGGCTTATGACGCTACTTTACAATTCAATCCACAATCTACAAAGGCTCTCACTTCACTGGCTCATTTGTATAGATCCCGCGATATGTTTCAAAGAGCCGCCGAATTGTATGAAAGAGCTCTCTCCATTAATCCTGAATTAAGTGACGTTTGGGCTACTTTGGGCCATTGTTATTTAATGCTAGACGATTTACAAAGAGCTTATAATTCTTATCAACAAGCGTTGTATCATCTTTCTAATCCAAACGTCCCCAAATTGTGGCATGGTATTGGGATTCTTTATGATAGATATGGTTCTTTGGATTATGCAGAGGAGGCATTCGCAAAAGTATTAGAATTGGACccacaatttgaaaaggcaaatgaaatttattttagATTGGGGATCATTTATAAACATCAGGGGAAATGGACTCAAGCTTTGGAATGCTTTAGATATATCTTAAATCAACCACCTGCTCCCTTACAAGAATGGGATATTTGGTTTCAATTGGGGAGTGTATTGGAATCCATGAATGAATGGCAAGGTGCAAGAGAAGCTTATGAACATGTCTTattacaaaatgaaaatcaTGCTAAAGTTTTACAACAATTAGGTTGTTTATATGGTATGAATAACGTTAGCTTTTATGATCCACAAAAGGCTTTAAATTATCTATTAAAATCATTAGAAGTGGATCCAAATGATTCAACAACTTGGTATCATTTGGGTAGAGTTCATATGATTAGAAATGATTACACTGCCGCTTATGATGCTTTCCAACAAGCTGTTAATAGAGATTCAAGAAATCCAATCTTTTGGTGTTCCATTGGTGTCttatattatcaaatttctCAATATAGAGATGCATTGGATGCTTATACAAGAGCCATTAGATTAAATCCATATATTAGTGAAGTTTGGTACGATTTAGGAACACTTTATGAAACTTGtaataatcaattgaatgatgCATTGGATGCATATAAACAAGCTGCAAGATTGGATCCAGAAAATGTTCATATTAGGAAAAGATTAGAATCCTTAACTCAACAATTAtcaaatccaaatcaacaacaacagcaacagcaacagcaacaacaacagtcatcatcctcatctaCCGCTAATGATAACAAACTGGAAAATGCAAACCAACAAGGTATTCAAAACAGACAAGGTATGCAAGGACAATCTGAATTCCCTGCAAATAtcaacaataatgaaaatggcATTAATCCACCACCAGTAATGTTACAACCAACATTACAACAAAATGACCAGGGAAATCCATTAAATGTTAGACCATCTTTACCAAATCAAAATACCAACACTGGTGTTTATCCAAATGGATTGTTGGCACAACAAGCTCAAgtccaacaacaattacaattgcaacaattacaacaacaacaaggACAAAATCTTGTAgcacaacaacaacaacaacaacaacaactatCCCCTCAACAATATCCTGGGCCAACAATGTTATCTCCTCAAACTCAACAAACTGCAATGAACATGCAACAAATGTCCAATAGTCCACCATTACTCTCTCAATCTGCCATCTTGCAACGTgaacaacaaattcaacaacaacagcaacagcaacagcaacaacaacaattacaaatacaacaacaacaagaactattggaacaacaacaaaagatccaacaacaacaacagcagcagcagcagcagcaacaacaacaacaacaacaagaacaaaatgCTCAAATGGAGTCTTCCATCCTTCCTCAAAAGAGATCTATGGAAGGCAATATCCATACTTTAGTGGACGCTGCTGTCTCAAGTGCTTCTGAACCTGCTTCCTCCATTCCAATTCCAACACAACCACCTGCGGGAGCCATTGCCACGACAACAGTTCctcaaaatataaatacaTCTCCATCTCAACCTGCAACAGTCTTAACTCCAACAACGGCACCAGCAACAATAacagaaaatattcaaacaaATTCAGAAGAACCACAAGCAAAGAAACCAAAAGTAGCttcaccaccaccaccaccagaAGAACCACAACCTTCTGAAGCAGCACCTACCACCACCCCTGCAAAACAAGATAATGTTACATCTCCACCCCCACAAGAAAAGGAACCaacaccaccaccaccagcaGCACCAGCACCAGTTGAAACGGTGACGACAGTATCAGAACCAGCAACGGAACCTGAACATACGCTACCCGATGGAAAGGAAACGGATGTTTCTCCAACTAAGCAAGACTCACTAACAGACGATCATCacaatgaaatattgaatagtACTAGTGAGGTGGATATCGTCATTAAGCCATCAGCAGAAGCCATGGAAAAAgttcaagaagaaacacGTATACgtgaagaggaagaacgTGAAAGATTAGAAGCTAACAATGTTGAAAATGCCGATAAGAAAAATGCTACTGATGGTAAGGATGAAAAGACAGAACAGATTAAGGAAAATATCGTTAGACAAGTggaggaagatgaaaattACGATGATTAA